The Daucus carota subsp. sativus chromosome 9, DH1 v3.0, whole genome shotgun sequence genome window below encodes:
- the LOC108201803 gene encoding protein JINGUBANG has translation MMNQLSTPLLLSFKTKNETDQTTKMSELSEMSDSYDIQDFKNSVPKCKPFSDYQSYKSLAVLSGHIGSISCLALCGEFILSASQGKDIIVWQQPDMRQYTKFGQGDGSVKALVTVGNNVFTAHQDSRIRVWKVSRRSENVFRLVDTLPTTKDYLGKFMNQKNYVQTRRNHKQLWIEHTDSISCLAVSGGFIYSGSWDKTLKVWRIEDFRCVESIKAHDDAINGLAASKGVVYSGSADGRIKVWERGVRKSGHCLKGILEGHKDVSFNSVIVSEDGRMVYGGGSDGYVMGWLGNEGLDSWVGVCEVKAHEIAVLCLCLRGEILCSGSADKSIGIWRKEMNGGLFRVGVIRGHEGPVRCLQASPSSVGGGFMLYSGGLDRSLRVWWVPKYSVDKPDAKKSPEKRLIPIY, from the coding sequence ATGATGAACCAATTATCAACCCCATTGTTGTTATCattcaaaacaaaaaatgaaactgaCCAAACTACAAAAATGTCAGAATTGTCAGAAATGTCAGACAGTTATGACATCCAAGATTTCAAGAATTCAGTTCCCAAATGCAAGCCCTTTTCGGATTACCAATCTTACAAATCACTGGCTGTGCTTTCGGGTCATATCGGATCGATTTCGTGCTTGGCCTTATGTGGGGAGTTCATTTTGAGTGCTTCTCAAGGCAAGGACATTATAGTTTGGCAACAGCCTGATATGAGGCAGTACACGAAGTTTGGACAGGGTGATGGCTCTGTTAAGGCCCTTGTGACTGTGGGAAACAATGTTTTTACGGCGCATCAGGATAGTCGAATAAGGGTGTGGAAGGTCTCGAGGAGATCAGAGAATGTGTTTAGGTTGGTGGATACATTGCCTACTACTAAGGATTATTTGGGGAAATTTATGAATCAGAAGAATTATGTGCAGACTAGGAGGAATCATAAGCAATTGTGGATTGAGCACACGGATAGTATCTCGTGCTTGGCGGTTTCAGGGGGGTTTATCTATTCGGGTTCTTGGGATAAGACCTTGAAGGTTTGGAGGATTGAGGATTTTAGGTGTGTGGAGTCGATTAAGGCTCATGATGATGCGATTAATGGATTGGCTGCGAGTAAGGGGGTTGTATATTCGGGTTCGGCTGATGGGAGGATCAAGGTCTGGGAGAGGGGGGTGAGGAAAAGTGGTCATTGTTTGAAGGGGATTTTGGAGGGGCATAAGGATGTTTCGTTTAATTCTGTGATTGTTTCGGAGGATGGGAGGATGGTTTACGGAGGGGGGTCGGATGGGTATGTGATGGGGTGGTTGGGGAATGAGGGTTTGGATAGTTGGGTAGGTGTTTGTGAGGTGAAGGCTCATGAAATAGCTGTTTTGTGTTTGTGCTTAAGAGGGGAGATTTTGTGTAGTGGCTCAGCTGACAAGAGTATTGGGATTTGGCGAAAAGAGATGAATGGGGGGCTGTTTAGAGTTGGGGTCATCAGGGGTCATGAAGGGCCTGTCAGGTGTTTGCAAGCCTCACCAAGTAGTGTTGGAGGAGGTTTTATGCTTTATAGTGGAGGCCTTGACAGAAGCCTGAGAGTCTGGTGGGTGCCTAAGTACTCCGTCGATAAACCAGATGCAAAAAAGAGTCCCGAAAAAAGGCTGATACCAATTTACTAG
- the LOC108202797 gene encoding uncharacterized protein LOC108202797: protein MTTSIADELYSEILEQSNGEMNSKSTSLANHFNSSDSHEDELWNEDGLSWNGSNNDSEKESDLDREWQRRRDQFHTIGYRDGLIAGKEASAQKGFNTGFSESVFVGYKWGLVRGVGSALACLPVAVSKRLVESEEKRNKYLHLHESVNGLSTSDALKLFHDDISKSVEKQNDQPMPTSDKEEEHTPGSSDTLLVTYYKDMQALILESPALEVDFEIPK, encoded by the exons ATGACAACTAGTATTGCTGATGAGCTCTATTCAGAAATTTTGGAGCAGTCAAATGGAGAGATGAATTCAAAATCGACTTCCTTAGCTAATCATTTCAATTCAAGTG ATTCCCATGAGGATGAATTGTGGAATGAAGATGGATTGTCATGGAATGGTTCGAACAATGATTCAGAAAAAGAATCTGACTTGGATAGGGAATGGCAGAGGAGGCGAGATCAATTCCACACG ATTGGATACCGAGATGGTCTCATAGCTGGGAAAGAAGCTTCTGCACAAAAAGGGTTCAATACTGGATTTAGTGAGTCTGTTTTTGTAGGGTACAAATGGGGCCTTGTTAGAGGTGTTGGGAG TGCTCTAGCCTGCCTTCCGGTTGCAGTAAGTAAAAGGTTGGTTGAATCCGAGGAAAAGAGAAATAAGTACCTTCACCTACATGAATCTGTTAATGGGCTTTCCACATCTGATGCACTGAAGTTATTTCATGATGATATATCCAAAAGTGTCGAGAAACAAAATGATCAACCCATGCCTACTTCAGACAAGGAAGAAGAGCATACTCCAGGTTCCAGTGACACTCTCCTAGTAACATACTACAAAGATATGCAGGCACTTATTCTAGAATCTCCTGCTTTAGAGGTTGATTTTGAGATACCCAAATAG
- the LOC108202796 gene encoding U-box domain-containing protein 44, giving the protein MSGESDCKSLCDLVMDLQASADEVSSLAKESVISTDFSLIIDKLPPVLMDIKKNKLMDTPPILKALEALETELRRAKALITSPKGESLHVKQIQQVTQNLGRSLGLVLFAGHDILVDGKDNIRSLQKEMMNARFSSDAISSYDSKSEEIVEEFGTEEESENEIVQETESCVSIEDVVMQVKYGDDDEFRYAILGLYSLISDNKVSDEWINDEGIIPVLFNRLGSSKPYNRLTIIRILRTLVAYNDQNKEKMVDIAHLSTLVKSLTRDLEEQKEAVGLLSTLSDVSAVRRRIGRIQGCIVMLVAIFNGDDQVASRDAGKLLNTLSNNTQNALHMAEAGYFKPLVQYLKEGSDMSKILMATALSRMELRDQTRASIGENGAIEPLVKMFKEGKLEAKLSALSALQNLSSLKENTSRLITSGIVASLLQLLFSVTSVLMTLREPASAILARIAKSESVLVNKDIALQMLSLLNLCSPAIQYHLLKALNSISGHPSASKVRRKMKENGAFQLLLPFLVESSTKIRTAALKFMYTLSKDSAEELSEQVGETHLSTIINIISSSKSEKEKCAAIGIISNLPASEKKATDTLKRANLLPVLIAIVDSSQGILTNAMSRLFESISAILIRFTISSDKKLQLFSAENGIIPVLVKLLSTGSSLTKCNAATALAQLSQNSVSLRKIRKPSWLCGTSAGAAFCEVHNGNCFVKTTFCLIKAEAIRPLIQILEGKEREADEAVLGALSTLLQDEILESGSNYIARQSGVQAIIKVLEFGTVKAQQKGLWMLDRIFRTEVHRMEYGNSAQVVLIELAQKGDLKLKPTVAKLLAQLELLQPQSSYF; this is encoded by the exons ATGTCAGGAGAATCAGATTGTAAGAGTTTATGTGACCTGGTCATGGACCTCCAAGCATCTGCTGATGAGGTTTCTTCTCTAGCCAAAGAATCCGTGATTTCGACTGATTTCTCAttgatcatagacaaattacCTCCAGTTCTCATGGATATAAAGAAGAACAAGCTAATGGACACCCCCCCTATTCTTAAGGCCTTGGAAGCCTTAGAGACCGAGCTGAGACGTGCCAAGGCCTTGATCACAAGCCCCAAGGGCGAGTCCTTGCACGTCAAGCAAATCCAACAAGTGACTCAGAATCTTGGAAGATCATTAGGCCTTGTCCTGTTTGCAGGACATGATATTCTGGTTGATGGGAAGGACAACATAAGGTCTTTGCAGAAGGAGATGATGAATGCGCGGTTTAGCAGTGATGCTATCAGCTCTTATGACTCTAAATCCGAGGAGATTGTGGAAGAGTTTGGGACAGAGGAGGAGTCAGAGAATGAAATAGTGCAGGAGACTGAAAGCTGTGTCAGTATTGAGGATGTTGTGATGCAGGTTAAGTACGGCGATGATGATGAATTCAGATATGCCATTTTGGGATTGTATTCTTTGATTAGTGATAATAAGGTCAGTGATGAATGGATTAATGATGAAGGGATTATTCCTGTTCTGTTTAATCGCTTGGGTTCCAGTAAGCCTTACAACAGATTGACCATAATTCGGATCCTAAGAACACTAGTCGCGTACAATGATCAGAACAAG GAGAAGATGGTAGACATAGCGCATTTGTCAACGCTAGTGAAGTCATTGACACGGGATCTTGAGGAGCAGAAGGAGGCCGTGGGGTTACTGTCCACGCTCTCTGATGTATCAGCGGTGAGGAGAAGGATTGGGAGGATCCAGGGGTGCATTGTTATGCTGGTGGCTATTTTTAATGGAGATGATCAAGTTGCTTCGCGTGATGCAGGAAAACTGCTAAATACTTTGTCAAACAATACTCAGAATGCTCTGCATATGGCAGAGGCTGGTTACTTTAAGCCTCTGGTTCAGTACCTAAAGGAAG GTTCGGACATGAGCAAGATTCTTATGGCAACTGCGCTTTCAAGAATGGAACTCAGAGATCAAACAAGAGCGTCAATAGGAGAGAATGGGGCGATTGAACCTCTTGTCAAGATGTTTAAAGAGGGCAAGTTGGAAGCTAAACTGTCCGCTTTGAGTGCACTGCAAAACCTGTCAAGCTTGAAAGAGAACACGAGTCGATTGATCACTTCAGGTATTGTAGCATCCCTCCTGCAGCTCCTGTTCTCAGTGACATCTGTCCTAATGACTTTACGTGAGCCAGCATCAGCTATTCTTGCACGAATTGCCAAGTCAGAATCGGTCCTTGTTAACAAGGATATCGCTCTTCAAATGCTCTCACTTCTCAATCTTTGTAGCCCGGCTATTCAGTATCATCTGTTGAAAGCACTAAACAGCATTTCTGGACACCCTAGTGCATCAAAAGTCAGAAGGAAGATGAAGGAAAATGGTGCATTTCAGCTTCTGCTGCCTTTCCTCGTAGAATCAAGCACTAAGATCAGGACTGCTGCCTTGAAATTCATGTACACTCTTTCTAAAGATTCAGCCGAGGAATTGTCAGAGCAGGTGGGAGAAACTCATCTCAGCACCATAATAAATATCATCTCTTCATCAAAATCTGAAAAAGAAAAGTGTGCAGCTATCGGTATCATCAGTAACTTGCCTGCCAGCGAAAAGAAAGCCACAGATACGCTTAAAAGGGCAAATTTACTACCAGTTCTAATTGCCATAGTCGACTCAAGCCAAGGAATACTAACGAATGCAATGTCCAGGTTATTTGAAAGCATATCAGCTATACTAATTCGCTTCACTATATCTTCTGACAAGAAGCTACAGCTTTTTTCTGCTGAAAACGGGATTATTCCAGTGCTAGTGAAGTTACTGTCAACGGGATCATCACTCACCAAGTGTAATGCTGCAACAGCTCTAGCTCAATTATCACAGAATTCGGTTTCCTTGAGAAAAATAAGAAAGCCGAGTTGGTTATGTGGCACAAGTGCAGGAGCTGCGTTTTGTGAAGTCCATAATGGTAACTGTTTCGTCAAAACTACTTTCTGCTTGATTAAAGCAGAAGCAATTCGTCCGCTTATCCAAATACTGGAAGGTAAAGAAAGGGAAGCCGATGAAGCAGTTCTGGGAGCACTTTCGACACTTCTGCAAGATGAAATACTGGAATCAGGAAGCAATTATATTGCAAGACAATCCGGTGTCCAGGCCATTATAAAAGTTCTGGAGTTTGGGACAGTAAAGGCTCAACAAAAAGGGTTATGGATGCTGGACAGAATTTTCAGAACTGAGGTTCACAGAATGGAGTATGGTAATTCTGCTCAAGTGGTACTAATAGAGCTTGCCCAGAAGGGTGATCTGAAATTAAAACCCACAGTGGCTAAACTATTGGCCCAGCTCGAGCTCTTGCAACCTCAATCTAGTTACTTCTAA
- the LOC108200705 gene encoding annexin D3, with translation MATIRVPDPVPPPDQDAERLHKAFKGLGTDDKSVIWILGHRNADQRKKIREAFQQMYKKSLISALQSELSGHYGKAVIRWTYDPPERDARLANRALKSKKQDITKLQVIVEIACASSPHHLLAVRQAYCSLFDCSIEEDIISCVSQPVRKILVALVRSYRYDRQLVESDVANNEAKILHEAIKAKQLDQDDVVRILSTRNVSQLKETFQCYNQNYGSTIEQDIKSCGDSILESILIVVVRCIDSPHKHFAEVIYNSMAGLGTDESSLTRAIITRADIDMKKIKEEYQDVHKESIEDGVSGDTSGNYQDFLMTLLGSKF, from the exons ATGGCCACAATCAGAGTCCCTGATCCCGTTCCACCTCCAGACCAAGACGCTGAAAGACTCCACAAAGCTTTtaaag GATTGGGAACGGATGACAAGAGTGTGATTTGGATATTGGGTCATCGAAATGCAGACCAGAGAAAAAAGATTAGAGAGGCATTTCAGCAGATGTACAAGAAGTCCCTCATCTCTGCTCTTCAATCTGAACTATCGGGTCATTACGGG AAAGCCGTTATCCGTTGGACATATGATCCTCCTGAAAGAGATGCCAGGCTAGCAAATAGGGCCTTGAAGTCAAAGAAGCAAGACATCACCAAACTGCAAGTGATAGTTGAAATAGCTTGTGCATCATCTCCTCATCATCTGTTGGCAGTGAGGCAGGCCTATTGTTCTCTATTTGATTGCTCAATTGAAGAAGACATTATATCTTGCGTTTCACAACCTGTCAGAAAG ATTCTAGTGGCATTAGTCAGATCCTACAGGTACGATCGTCAACTCGTGGAGTCAGATGTTGCAAATAATGAAGCCAAGATACTTCATGAAGCAATCAAGGCAAAACAGCTAGATCAAGATGATGTTGTGCGTATACTCAGCACTAGGAATGTTTCTCAGCTTAAAGAAACTTTCCAGTGCTACAACCAGAACTATGGCAGCACTATTGAACAG GACATTAAGAGTTGTGGCGATAGCATTTTGGAATCTATCTTGATTGTGGTGGTCCGGTGCATAGATTCCCCCCATAAGCACTTTGCCGAG GTTATTTACAATTCAATGGCTGGTCTTGGGACAGATGAAAGTTCACTTACCAGAGCCATTATAACTCGAGCTGACattgatatgaaaaaaattaaagaagaaTATCAGGATGTACACAAAGAGAGCATCGAAGATGGAGTCAGCGGAGATACATCTGGAAACTACCAAGACTTCCTGATGACGCTGCTTGGATCAAAATTTTAG